The following coding sequences lie in one Chloroflexota bacterium genomic window:
- a CDS encoding acyl-CoA carboxylase subunit beta, translating into MGDYLSELQAVRAQAEQGGGPARIAAQHARGKLTARERVALLLDDGSFQEMGALVTHNVTDFGMADQKFSGDGVVTGFGTVGGRRVAVFAQDFTVLGGSFSAAQAIKIGLVQDLALESGIPLVGLLDSGGARIQEGVRSLAAYGAMFNRHVQASGVIPQFSIMLGPCAGGSVYSPALTDFVIMTQQNAYMFVTGPEVVKTVTGEEVTHETLGGAEIHATTSGVAHFVADDERSALALVGRILGYLPQNNTEDPPRAATPAPAPQTSDALDAIAALGENESYDVHAVIDAVFDRDSFLEVQAAYAQNVVVGFGRLDGYPTGVVANQPSVMAGVLDINASDKIGRFVRLCDAFNIPVVTLVDCPGFLPGVAQEYDGLIRHGAKIIYAYCEATVPKISVIMRKAMGGAYIAMSSRRMRSDLAYAWPTAQIAVMGAEGAVRILRRKELSEANDPAALERAFVDEYREKFFNPYSAAAMGQIDEVIAPHETRGRLIRALGVLRSKVQQNPPKKHGLMPV; encoded by the coding sequence ATGGGTGATTATCTAAGCGAACTTCAGGCCGTGCGCGCGCAGGCCGAGCAGGGCGGCGGCCCGGCGCGCATCGCGGCCCAGCATGCGCGTGGCAAGCTGACCGCGCGCGAGCGGGTGGCGCTCCTGCTGGACGACGGCTCTTTCCAGGAGATGGGGGCGCTCGTTACGCATAATGTGACTGATTTCGGCATGGCCGACCAGAAGTTCTCCGGCGACGGCGTCGTGACCGGCTTCGGCACGGTGGGCGGCCGCCGCGTGGCCGTGTTCGCGCAGGACTTCACGGTGCTGGGCGGCTCGTTCTCGGCGGCGCAGGCGATCAAAATCGGCCTGGTGCAGGATCTCGCGTTGGAAAGCGGCATCCCCTTGGTCGGCCTGCTCGACTCCGGCGGCGCGCGCATCCAGGAAGGCGTGCGCAGCCTGGCCGCCTACGGCGCGATGTTCAACCGTCACGTGCAAGCCTCCGGCGTCATCCCGCAGTTCTCGATCATGCTGGGGCCGTGCGCCGGCGGCTCGGTCTACTCCCCCGCGCTGACTGACTTTGTCATCATGACGCAGCAGAACGCGTACATGTTCGTCACCGGCCCGGAGGTCGTCAAGACGGTGACGGGCGAGGAGGTGACGCACGAGACGCTGGGCGGCGCGGAGATACACGCAACGACCAGCGGCGTAGCGCACTTCGTGGCGGACGACGAGCGCAGCGCGCTGGCGCTGGTGGGCCGCATCCTCGGCTACCTGCCGCAGAACAACACGGAGGATCCGCCGCGCGCCGCCACGCCGGCGCCCGCGCCGCAGACGAGCGACGCGCTCGATGCGATCGCCGCGCTCGGCGAGAATGAATCGTACGATGTGCACGCCGTCATCGACGCGGTGTTCGACCGCGACAGCTTCCTCGAAGTGCAGGCTGCGTACGCGCAGAACGTCGTCGTTGGCTTCGGGCGGCTCGACGGCTACCCGACCGGCGTCGTCGCCAACCAACCGTCGGTGATGGCCGGCGTGCTTGACATCAACGCCAGCGACAAGATCGGCCGCTTCGTGCGCCTGTGCGACGCATTTAACATCCCGGTCGTGACGCTGGTGGACTGCCCCGGCTTCCTGCCCGGCGTGGCGCAGGAGTACGACGGCCTGATCCGGCACGGCGCCAAGATCATCTACGCCTATTGCGAGGCGACGGTGCCGAAGATCTCGGTCATCATGCGCAAGGCGATGGGCGGCGCGTATATCGCCATGTCGTCGCGGCGGATGCGCAGCGACCTTGCGTATGCGTGGCCGACGGCGCAGATTGCGGTGATGGGCGCGGAGGGTGCGGTGCGCATCCTGCGCCGCAAGGAACTGAGCGAGGCCAACGATCCGGCGGCGCTGGAACGGGCGTTCGTGGACGAGTACCGCGAGAAGTTTTTCAACCCGTACAGCGCGGCCGCGATGGGCCAGATCGACGAGGTGATCGCGCCGCACGAGACGCGCGGGCGGCTGATCCGCGCCCTGGGCGTCCTGCGCAGCAAGGTGCAGCAGAACCCGCCGAAGAAGCACGGGTTGATGCCGGTGTGA
- a CDS encoding AAA family ATPase, which produces MPALTAEQLRRRYDPDTLPAETTEAVTPLEDIIGQKRAVTALRFGLGIQQIGYNVFVAGPPGMGKMTAVQSFLERVARANGAPADWVYVNNFGDAYQPSVYRLPAGMGRQLQQDMKALIDQVRRGLPKAFESDEYSSKHDACLREFNEQRELLISQLSQEATKAGLALEMTPVGVMVIPMLGGRPLNEAEFQALPPAVREDFTHRREAIQEKMKAVMKKVRDQERATQEKLQALDRQVTLYIVSGLMEDLNEKYAQMPEVAGYLVAVQKDILENIGTFKGEQAAKGDGSPMSTPWLEELPFRKYYVNALVDNSKQEGLPVIVESNPTYNNLFGRVEKETQFGALYTDFTMIKPGSLHRANGGYLVVRAEDLLRNLFVWDGLKRALRSRTIEIEEVSERLGYLSTKTLQPQPVPLDVKVVLIGNPMTYQLLYAYDDEFPEIFRVKADFDTRMEASNGNTRDFIAFIATVCSKESLKHLDRTGVARLLEHAARLAEDQTKLSTHFGALADVIREAHYWALQANRPYIGADEIRKALDEKVYRARQAQDHIDEAIARDILLIDVAGATTGQVNGLSVLSLGDYAFGRPSRITASVTPGRDGVLDIEREVELGGPLHSKGVLILNGYLMERYGAATPLSLSARLVFEQSYDGVEGDSASSAELYALLSALAGLPIKQGVAVTGSVNQHGVVQAIGGVNEKIEGFYEVCLAKGLSGEQGVLIPQSNAAHLMLRDDVVEAVRAGRFHIWTVSTIDEGIAHLTGVPAGQPDENGQFPPETVDYRIMQKLIFFGESLKGFPDEDEDEKKDPPATADGTARPDEKKTG; this is translated from the coding sequence ATGCCAGCACTTACAGCCGAACAGTTGCGCCGCAGGTACGACCCCGACACGCTCCCAGCCGAGACCACGGAGGCGGTGACGCCGCTGGAGGACATCATCGGCCAGAAGCGCGCCGTCACGGCGCTGCGCTTCGGGCTGGGCATCCAGCAGATCGGCTACAACGTCTTCGTTGCCGGGCCGCCCGGTATGGGCAAGATGACGGCGGTGCAGTCGTTCCTAGAGCGGGTCGCGCGAGCCAACGGCGCGCCGGCCGACTGGGTGTACGTCAACAACTTCGGCGACGCCTACCAGCCGAGCGTGTACCGGCTGCCGGCCGGCATGGGGCGACAGCTTCAGCAGGACATGAAGGCGTTGATTGATCAGGTGCGCCGCGGCCTGCCCAAAGCGTTCGAGAGCGACGAATACAGCTCGAAGCACGACGCCTGCCTGCGCGAGTTCAACGAGCAGCGCGAACTGCTGATCAGCCAGCTCAGCCAGGAAGCGACCAAGGCCGGGCTTGCGCTGGAAATGACGCCGGTCGGCGTGATGGTGATCCCGATGCTGGGCGGGCGGCCGCTGAATGAAGCGGAGTTCCAGGCCCTGCCGCCGGCCGTGCGCGAGGACTTCACCCATCGGCGCGAAGCTATCCAAGAGAAGATGAAGGCGGTGATGAAGAAGGTACGCGACCAGGAGCGCGCCACACAGGAAAAGCTCCAGGCGCTTGACCGCCAGGTCACCTTGTACATCGTCAGCGGACTAATGGAAGATCTGAACGAGAAGTACGCCCAGATGCCCGAGGTGGCCGGATACCTGGTCGCCGTACAGAAAGACATCCTGGAGAACATCGGCACGTTCAAGGGCGAACAGGCGGCGAAAGGCGACGGCTCGCCCATGTCGACGCCGTGGCTGGAGGAGTTGCCGTTCCGCAAGTACTATGTGAACGCGCTGGTGGACAACAGCAAGCAGGAAGGCCTGCCGGTCATCGTCGAATCCAACCCGACGTACAACAACCTGTTCGGTCGTGTCGAGAAAGAGACACAGTTCGGCGCGCTGTACACCGACTTCACGATGATCAAGCCGGGATCCCTGCATCGCGCCAACGGCGGCTACCTGGTCGTGCGCGCGGAGGACCTGCTGCGCAACTTGTTCGTGTGGGACGGGCTGAAGCGCGCCCTGCGCAGTCGCACCATCGAAATCGAGGAGGTGAGCGAGCGGCTCGGCTACCTCTCCACCAAGACGTTGCAGCCGCAGCCGGTCCCACTGGATGTGAAGGTCGTGCTGATCGGCAACCCGATGACCTATCAACTGCTCTACGCCTACGACGACGAGTTCCCGGAGATCTTTCGCGTCAAAGCCGACTTTGACACGCGCATGGAAGCGAGCAACGGGAACACCCGCGACTTCATTGCCTTCATCGCGACGGTGTGCAGCAAGGAGAGCTTGAAGCACCTCGACCGCACCGGCGTCGCCCGCCTGCTGGAACATGCCGCGCGGCTGGCCGAGGACCAGACGAAGCTCTCCACGCACTTCGGGGCGCTGGCCGACGTGATCCGCGAGGCGCACTACTGGGCGCTGCAGGCCAACCGGCCGTACATCGGCGCCGACGAGATCCGCAAGGCGCTCGACGAGAAGGTGTACCGCGCGCGGCAGGCCCAGGACCACATCGACGAGGCGATCGCACGCGACATCCTGCTGATCGACGTGGCGGGTGCGACGACCGGGCAGGTCAACGGCCTGTCGGTGTTGAGCCTGGGCGACTACGCCTTCGGGCGGCCCAGCCGCATCACGGCCAGCGTGACGCCGGGCCGCGACGGCGTGCTCGACATCGAACGCGAGGTCGAGCTGGGCGGCCCGCTGCACAGCAAGGGCGTGCTGATCCTGAACGGGTACCTGATGGAGCGCTACGGCGCGGCGACGCCGCTGTCGCTCTCGGCGCGGCTGGTATTCGAGCAGAGCTACGACGGCGTCGAAGGCGACAGCGCGTCCAGCGCCGAACTGTATGCGCTGCTATCGGCGCTGGCCGGCCTGCCGATCAAGCAGGGCGTCGCCGTCACCGGGTCAGTCAACCAGCACGGCGTGGTGCAGGCGATCGGCGGCGTCAACGAGAAGATCGAAGGCTTCTACGAGGTCTGCCTCGCCAAGGGACTGAGCGGCGAGCAGGGCGTGCTGATCCCGCAGAGCAACGCGGCGCACCTGATGCTGCGCGACGACGTGGTTGAGGCGGTGCGCGCCGGGCGCTTCCACATCTGGACCGTGTCGACAATCGACGAGGGCATCGCGCACCTGACCGGAGTGCCCGCCGGGCAGCCCGACGAGAACGGGCAGTTCCCGCCGGAGACCGTCGACTACCGGATCATGCAGAAGCTGATCTTCTTCGGCGAGAGC